A genomic stretch from Syntrophorhabdaceae bacterium includes:
- a CDS encoding SH3 domain-containing protein has product GYTDRTRKITFKEVSKAINAMTGRGDTLPYLDTEKKDNDRESTARASVQSAKKVETDKKHVEYVAHDFRDDQDVEDRSVAFSRPFLITLIVIFSLFFGGLGYHLLTPSKPLETVVILKREANSQSPENRSQSPENLPKPEGSTDKPDSSPQQAETTKKEITEPKTETKEVKPERYAIVNKDAANVRNAPYLQSQRIGMIFRGESLDIIEERTDGTGTKWYKILLYGNREGWISSTVVVVSSRAVDSR; this is encoded by the coding sequence CGGGTATACAGACCGCACCCGTAAGATAACCTTCAAAGAGGTATCGAAAGCGATCAACGCCATGACCGGAAGAGGTGACACCCTTCCCTATCTCGATACCGAGAAAAAAGACAACGACAGAGAATCTACTGCGAGGGCCTCCGTACAATCTGCAAAAAAGGTGGAAACCGACAAAAAACATGTTGAATACGTTGCCCACGATTTCCGCGATGATCAGGACGTAGAGGACCGGAGCGTAGCCTTCTCAAGACCTTTTTTGATCACACTCATCGTGATCTTTTCTCTGTTCTTCGGTGGTCTTGGTTACCATCTCCTTACACCTTCGAAACCACTTGAAACAGTGGTTATTCTCAAACGGGAAGCCAACTCCCAGAGTCCGGAAAACAGGTCTCAATCACCGGAAAACCTCCCAAAACCAGAAGGTTCAACAGACAAACCCGATTCATCACCACAGCAGGCCGAAACGACAAAAAAAGAGATCACAGAACCTAAGACAGAAACAAAAGAGGTGAAACCTGAGAGATACGCCATCGTCAATAAGGATGCGGCAAATGTAAGGAATGCACCCTACCTTCAGTCCCAGCGGATCGGCATGATCTTCCGTGGAGAATCACTCGACATCATCGAAGAGAGAACCGACGGAACCGGAACAAAGTGGTATAAAATACTCCTCTATGGAAATCGGGAAGGCTGGATCTCCAGCACTGTCGTGGTAGTATCATCAAGGGCAGTCGATAGTCGATAG
- the selB gene encoding selenocysteine-specific translation elongation factor: protein MKQIVIGTAGHIDHGKTRLVKAITGIDCDRLKEEKERGITTELGFAHYRFGEDLLVGIVDVPGHEKFVRHMVAGAWGIDMVLLVVAADEGVMPQTREHLDICELLGLKRGIVAITKTDLVDDDMVELVREDINDFLAGRSLEGSPIIPVSSVTGENVPLLRDLIENAAREIDERSKEGIFRLPVDRVFTLKGFGTIVTGTCISGLLKVGDEIEIYPLGKLARVRNIQAYHEDVGEAIAGQRVALNIQGIEKHDIERGVIIGKPGTLCLSQRIDATLKYLPLPLKPIKNNSILRFHVATTQEEARLVLLDIDVIEPGEECYVQFVFSHPIVMLPGDGYILRGSYTIQTIGGGKVLDILPGRHKRQAEGLSGIYALLTHGSDTDKAEYHLLKAGYGGLKKELLSILLGKEEKKTDYIIQTLHEREKVRTIGKIIVHSEKFTEYKKALLGLISDYYAKNPLKVGISREELRMRLPQVEPQVFLAALEECIQEGVVVTEKDKVIAKGMRTTRDEGIEHFKEIALKRLYQYGYTPPGLKEFSAEVKKDERHLKDILEGLVFDGKVIKIKGDMYFHRDVIEDLKRMVIAYLTQKKEMTPSDFKSSLDLSRKYMIPLLEYLDEIKLTIRVGDKRILRS, encoded by the coding sequence ATGAAACAGATCGTTATCGGCACAGCGGGACATATAGACCACGGGAAGACGAGGCTCGTAAAGGCCATCACCGGTATTGACTGCGACCGTCTCAAAGAGGAAAAAGAGCGGGGCATCACAACCGAGCTCGGTTTTGCCCATTACAGGTTTGGAGAAGATCTCCTTGTGGGTATCGTTGATGTGCCCGGTCACGAAAAATTTGTGAGGCACATGGTCGCCGGGGCATGGGGTATTGATATGGTCCTGCTTGTTGTCGCTGCGGATGAAGGCGTCATGCCCCAGACGAGGGAGCATCTGGATATCTGCGAGCTTCTTGGATTAAAAAGGGGTATTGTCGCAATTACGAAAACAGACCTCGTCGATGATGATATGGTAGAGCTTGTCAGGGAGGATATTAATGACTTCCTTGCCGGGAGGTCTCTCGAGGGATCGCCGATTATACCCGTTTCATCCGTCACAGGCGAAAACGTTCCGCTCTTAAGAGACCTGATTGAAAATGCTGCCAGGGAGATTGACGAGAGATCGAAGGAAGGGATATTCCGGTTGCCCGTTGACAGGGTTTTTACCCTGAAAGGGTTCGGCACGATCGTTACAGGGACATGCATCTCCGGTCTCTTAAAGGTGGGTGATGAGATCGAGATATATCCGCTTGGGAAACTGGCACGGGTACGAAATATCCAGGCGTATCATGAGGATGTCGGTGAAGCAATCGCAGGCCAGAGGGTCGCTTTGAATATCCAGGGCATAGAAAAACATGATATTGAAAGGGGTGTAATAATAGGGAAACCCGGTACGCTGTGCCTTTCGCAGAGGATTGATGCCACATTGAAATATCTTCCATTGCCCCTCAAACCGATAAAAAACAACAGCATCCTGAGATTCCATGTAGCAACAACGCAGGAGGAGGCGCGGCTTGTGCTTCTTGACATCGATGTTATAGAGCCGGGTGAGGAATGCTATGTACAATTCGTATTTTCGCACCCCATCGTCATGTTGCCCGGAGATGGTTATATCCTGAGAGGCTCTTATACGATACAGACTATCGGGGGTGGGAAGGTCCTCGATATTCTGCCCGGTAGACACAAAAGACAGGCAGAAGGTCTGAGCGGCATTTATGCCCTTCTTACGCACGGAAGTGATACCGATAAGGCCGAATACCATCTCTTAAAGGCAGGGTATGGTGGTTTAAAAAAGGAGCTGCTCTCCATACTGCTTGGCAAAGAAGAAAAGAAGACAGATTACATCATACAAACTCTGCATGAAAGAGAAAAGGTGCGGACCATAGGCAAGATCATTGTCCATTCTGAGAAATTTACAGAATATAAAAAGGCCTTGCTCGGGCTGATCAGTGATTATTATGCAAAAAACCCTCTGAAGGTCGGCATATCGAGGGAAGAGCTGAGGATGAGGCTCCCGCAGGTAGAGCCCCAGGTGTTTCTGGCAGCCCTCGAAGAGTGTATACAGGAAGGGGTTGTTGTAACGGAAAAAGATAAGGTCATTGCAAAAGGTATGAGAACCACCCGGGACGAAGGGATTGAACACTTTAAAGAGATAGCGTTGAAGAGATTATATCAATACGGCTATACCCCGCCGGGACTTAAAGAATTTTCCGCAGAGGTTAAAAAAGATGAACGGCACCTCAAAGATATCCTTGAAGGCCTTGTTTTCGATGGTAAGGTGATCAAGATAAAAGGGGATATGTATTTTCACCGCGACGTTATTGAAGATCTGAAAAGGATGGTTATTGCCTACCTGACACAAAAGAAAGAGATGACGCCCTCCGATTTCAAATCCAGCCTTGATCTTTCCAGGAAATATATGATCCCTCTCCTTGAATATCTTGATGAGATAAAACTGACGATCAGGGTAGGGGATAAGAGAATACTGCGCTCATAG